The proteins below come from a single Lepeophtheirus salmonis chromosome 4, UVic_Lsal_1.4, whole genome shotgun sequence genomic window:
- the Gmppb gene encoding mannose-1-phosphate guanylyltransferase catalytic subunit beta: MKALILVGGYGTRLRPLTLTRPKPLIEFANKPILLHQVEALVKAGVDHVILAVSYHAKILEEEMAEESNRLGIKITFSHETEPLGTAGPLALSRKLLEEDNSPFFVLNSDVICEFPFKKMLEFHQNHGKEGTIVVTKVDEPSKYGVVVYDNSNGRIERFVEKPTEFVSNKINAGLYIFSPGILQRIELKPTSIEKEVFPFMAKDSQLHCMELDGFWMDVGQPQDYLEGMCLYLQSLNQKSDDRLVKSTQNGSTSTFVGNVMIDPTAKIGSDCVIGPDVVIGPNVCIEDGVRIRRTTLLKESRIRSHSWLESCIIGWKCVVGRWVRMENVSVLAEDVIVQDEIYINGGKVLPHKAISSSVTKPQIIM, from the exons ATGAAGGCTCTAATATTAGTTGGAGGCTATGGAACTAGACTCAGGCCTCTTACACTCACAAGGCCAAAGCCACTTATTGAATTCGCTAATAAACCAATACTTCTTCATCAAGTGGAAGCCTTAGTTAAAGCTGGTGTTGATCAT gTAATTTTGGCCGTGAGCTATCATGCAAAGATCCTCGAGGAGGAAATGGCGGAGGAATCAAATAGACTtggtattaaaataactttttctcatGAAACGGAGCCCCTAGGAACTGCGGGACCATTAGCattatcaagaaaattattAGAAGAAGATAATTCACCATTTTTTGTCTTGAATAGTGATGTTATTTGtgaatttcctttcaaaaaaatgttagaattccATCAAAATCATGGAAAAGAGGGAACGATTGTT gtGACTAAAGTAGATGAACCTAGCAAATACGGAGTCGTAGTATACGATAATTCAAATGGTAGAATCGAACGATTTGTAGAAAAACCAACTGAGTTTGTGTCCAATAAGATAAATGCTGGACTCTACATATTTTCTCCAGGAATCCTGCAAAGAATTgaa ctCAAGCCAACTAgtatagaaaaggaagtttttcCTTTTATGGCCAAGGATAGTCAACTACATTGTATGGAATTAGACGGATTTTGGATGGATGTTGGTCAGCCTCAAGATTATCTTGAAGGCATGTGTCTCTATCTTCAGTCTTTAAATCAAAAATCCGACGATCGTTTAGTCAAATCCACTCAAAACGGAAGTACTTCCACCTTTGTAGGAAATGTTATGATCGATCCCACAGCTAAAATAGGCTCTGACTGTGTCATTGGTCCAGACGTCGTAATAGGTCCCAATGTATGTATTGAAGATGGAGTCCGTATCCGTCGTACAACTCTACTTAAAGAATCAAGAATACGTTCTCATTCTTGGCTTGAGTCATGTATTATTGGCTGGAAATGCGTTGTTGGGAGATGg GTTCGAATGGAAAACGTGTCGGTTCTTGCAGAAGATGTAATAGTACAAGATGAAATTTACATAAACGGGGGAAAAGTCTTGCCTCATAAGGCTATTTCAAGTTCCGTGACCAAACCACAAATTATCATGTGA